TAATAATCCCATAAATGATCCCTCTGAATTTTAGTATAGCCCAGTGCACCCTTCCTAAAGTCCCTGTGTTGTAAGTATAGtgttaattttgatttttaatttggtttacTAAATTGTGTTAATATGCTGTAGACTGTTGTATGGACAAGATACAACCATTATTAATATAAAACTGGAGATCTGGACACCCTGATAGGGCTTTTGACATTCAAGAAAACATCAGGCCTTGTTACAGTTTTTGATACGTAAGATACAGTTGATAATTCTGCTCCTAGAAAAGAGATTCTTAtcctctttctgctccttttcttttaaggcaGAAGATGACTTTAAATGTACGGCAGTGAGACTTGAATTCTCAGGTTCCCCACCAACAGTGTTAAATAGGTGCATCAGTCTGATGTTTCTGTAATCGGCAATGGGTGCAGTGTTAACGTTTGAAGTTCGTGTGTTGAGTCACCGAGGGTTCACCTTTCTTTCCAGATGACACTGTGACAGCTGCAATCAGCAGATGCATGAGAGCTGACAGTCctttgagttaaaaaaaagagggttgCTGGCAAGGCATTTTCCATAAGGAGTTCCTTCTAAGCTCTGTAAGTCATTTCACTTCTTAGCTCAATAGGACCTTGATTTGTTAACACTGAGGGTGTATCACAAACCGCACATCTGCTCTCCCGGAGTCTCCCAGGATGAGGGGTGTGAGTGACTGAGCTGGAGAGGCTTCTTCTCGGggattccatttttttcaggtttagTTTATCTGTGAGCTAGTTCTATTAAATTATCGTTAACGATTCCACATCTTATGGGTCATATGACCTTACCAAGGCTATGCGGTCCACCTGAcaaaattgttctgttttgtcCTGAAGATTTTCCCCTTTGCTGTGTTTCATTGGGCGTGTAAAACTGAAAGGTTGAATGGGCGCTACACCAGACCCAAGCGAACCACAGATCTCAAGATTGTTTCTGACTGAGTAAAAGTGAGCAAACAGATTTCTCTACACCAGTTCAGCTGTCCTCAATTTTTCCTGTGACCTGAGTCACAGTCAAGCGCTTATTGGGTGACGTGTTACGGTGAGACCGTCAGAATAAAAGCAGGCTAAGAAATCTAATCCTCAGAGGAGAGCAATATGTTCCCACTTGTGATTTAGTCTCACAGTGAAGAGGTTGTCAAGGGGCTTGCGATCCTGGAGATTGATTCTGGGGGGAGCCTGCTTCGTGCACAGTGCCATTGGCAGTCATCAGCTAAAGCTGCCTAATGATGTCAGCCGGAGTGGCCAGGGGAATCCTCTCCTGTAAGGTAGCCAGAAGAGTTAAATTGCTTCCAGAAATGAATCCATTAGGTGCTGATAGTGATTAGTATAAGGTACCATGATAACTCAAAGTACTTCATGTGTAATTCAGTCTGAAATCCCTTTCCGATGAAAGGTATTAGATACATCACGACTGAGCTGCAGGTGCCTATTTGGTGGATGTGGCAGCAAATCTGGGGACTGAATCTCACCGCTGTACGTGAGCAAATGCTATTGAGAAaactctcccccttcctccccattGAAAATATCCTTGGATATTTATTGTTGAGGTAAAGGGAAATTTAGGATTAAATTTCTAAATTAGTTAGACTCACATTATTTAGATGcccaagggtttttttggttttttttttaattatttcgAGCTTACGTTTCAAGTTTCATCCAAAAGTTAGGTCATGGTATTAAGCTACAGGAAAATCAGTGTGTCACTTGCTACATGATAAAGGGTTCATTTGACTGTGCAAAGATTTGAGCTTATGGCTTGAGTGATTTAAAAGATCTTCTGTATACCGTTAGCTATCTGTTGAATTAGAGCAATAAGAAAGTTTTTAGGAATGCTTGTCGCTATTTTAATTTGCCTGTAATGAAATGCAACAACAATATCTTCATCACTCCATGGAAACTAGCCGGGTTTTGCAGTGTTAGacagctgggaaaggaagatTGTCTCCTGTAAAACAAGGTGGCAAATGAAATTCTATTGctattaaaagtaattaattttaaaatgttggacAAATGTTTAAGCTAATCATGTAGTTGATTTGATGATTAGTTTCTGCAAAACTTAtgtgacaattaaaaaaaaaatcctgttggTTTTCACGCATTCCAAATAAAGCTCAGACACATTATTTGAGGCTCTCTTTATGTCATCCAGTCATCAAAGTGGCAACTTCCTCACCAGTTGTTAAATGCACTTATTTATAGACACTACTCACTTTCTTCAGTGATTTATTCTTCTTTGCAACTAAATGTAGTGACTGCAATCCCTGGATATTGTTCAGGCATTTTTCCTCAAAGAGGCTGAATAAAATGACACAAATCCCGCTGGGCAGCTGATACCATCAAAATGTCAGCCGTTAAGAAACCTCCCATGGTTTCAGCAAACCATGTTTGTCAAGCAAAGTGATTAAAGTCAGATTTTGGAAGTTCTGCTCGTATCACTCTAGTTGATCTGCATCTACCCTAATGCATTGCAAGGGTGCGcctgaaattaaattaaggCCATCTACTCAGTCTTTCCCAAACTATTCCTGTAATAGTAATCTACTGCTGGAGCCAGGTTCATAGCTTCTTGACAGAAGTGGTTGTTAACCCTGAatctgatgatgatgataacaGTAACAGTATGactagaaaaatacagaggaaaataatatttagtatCAGATGGGCTCACATAGGTTGCAAACagtaaacaaaagcagaaattataaCCCAGTAATTACATGTTCAcaaaaaatgatgttttcacCATATGTAAACAAGTCCATTTTCACACATGGAAAAAAGGTATATAcgattgcaaagaaaaaagtttatgtAATAAAAAAGTTGAGAAATACCAGGTTTGGTAAAAGTATCTGTATCATCCAAACCTAAAATCAGGTGACTGAGTAGCCTGGAAAGAGTCTTGGAGGAAGTAGTAGTGGACACCCCACtactaaatgaaaattattcaggaaatgtttctgcatgtttccttttccacttGATTTTTCTACTGGTGTATCTACATGTAGCTATTTTAATTTCActattttgtgttatttaattttgaactatatttttatttgcatattttaatttgtagaTGTGCAAAAAGGGCACCCATCCCAGAAATGAACTATTTTACAAAATGGATCTGTAGTACACAAATGTTTTGATGCTTGCCCTTGAACAATCCACATTCCTGTGCAAGAATGAATTTTAAAGTGCACGTCAGTTTTGGACCCATGGTTGTGCCCACAGACCAACTGTATATACAAAAAGCCAATCAGATGTGCAATGTGTGGTGTTATCCATCTGGTAATCGCAGTTGAAGTAAAACTGGAATTTCACTTTGTATGCCTGGCAGCTGGGGACAACCAAGCCCATTGCTTTTATACAGATTTGCTATGCATGATGAAGTAATAATCActaaatgtttaataaataacaGAGCTATATAAAACACATGcggaattaatattttatgttatgCAACTTGCTGTAATATGCATTCACTTTCAATCCAGAACTTCCTAAAGTATACTAGAAACCAGGGCCTTTGTATTGGTTACTCGGACAGAATTTCTCGCTGGGGCAATCCCGTCCTAAGGTACCACGCGCTCAAGACAGTTTTACACTGGGCTGAGGTGAAGGTATGGTGGTCCAGGAGGCACTACACGAGCCACAAGAAAGTTCAAGATATCAGAGTAATGCAACAAAGGTCCTGTCTTCCCACCACCGCTCCGGCTCCGAGAGCTGCACTTCAGCGCGAACGCGTCTCTGTAATCCCCCTCCCCATAAACACCTCTATTTATAGCGCTTAAAATGTTGTAATGGCCTCATCCATCATCCCGAAAGACGAGACTTGCTGGCTGTCACAGCTCAAACCTCCTGTCCCTTCATTGACAAATACggctgaaaatcagaaaaatcccCCTTCAGCCCATGGGAGAGGCAGCAATTCCCCTCGCGCTGGATGGGGAGGACCTGGCCGGCACGGCGTGGGCCCCGCAGCAGAAACCATCCCTGAAAAACTCCAATCTGCTGCCCGTTTATTTGCTTCTATCTGCTCGTATCTTTCACTCGTtagttttttgccttttttaaaaccAACGTAACATAAGTTACTTGGGAAAGCCTTTAAAATACCTAAGTGAGTTGGAGTTTCAAAAGACTTTCAGATCGACCATCTCGGAAAACTCCCAAagtttttcacatatttttaatacGACCGTCTGCCATTGTATCTGAATTCCATGTTTCAAGAgctaaaaagcaagcagaagtcAGGTATTGTGGTATTTTCTCCACGTAAGTTGCCCTCCGAACATTTCGTTACATCATTTTGCTGACTTTCCGTTCCATGAGCGAGATGGCTCCAACGTGGTGGCCAGGCCTGGGCGGTTTAGGGAAGGTAAGGTTCGCTAGAGGGGCCTCAGCCCTTGGGTGCCGAAAGGTGTTACAAACAGGCAGCGTTTCAGGTAGGATTTGATTTTTAGATATTAGCCATGATATTACAGCAGGGCATGACTGTCAATGGACACCGGCTTGGGGTGCCCGCCACCAGCCCGGCCTGTCAAGGCCCGGCCCCACCGCCGGCCTTGCGCCGAGGAGGATGACCTGCCCTGCACAAAGATGGCCGCTCGCGGCGGCAACGGCGCCCCTCAGTCCAAGATGGTCGCCCCGCCGGCATCCGTCTGACCTTTTGCCCATACTTAGGATGGCTACCAAGCTGCGGGAGACGTGCCCAAAACAAAGGTGGCCGCCCCAGCCAGGGTGTTCCCTGCCCCTACCAAAAATGGCGGCGCGAAGCGGCagccggcgggcggggcggggcctcCGCCCGGGGAgctggggccgggggcggggcgggggcgcgccCGCCGCCGAACCGGAAGTGCCGCgctgcctcctccagctggTTGTCATTTCGTGCGGCAGCTCGGTCCTGAGGAGACGGGGCTCGGCAGCGGccgggtggggaggagggaggcaccGGCTGCGGCACCGAGGCAGGAAGCGGCGGCcgctggggggggtggggggaggggaaggagacagcaaaaaaacaaaaagaaaaagaggcaaaacaaggcagcagcagcagcggagGCTCCGCCGGAGGACCCGTCGCGGCCAGGCTCGCCGGCTACCGAAGCGCCTCCCGACTCCCCGGAGCCGGTGTCGCGGCAGCCCTCCCCCCTCTCCTGTCGCTCTTGCTCGCGGAGCCTCCCCCCTCTTTCCACCTCCCGGCAGCAGCGTCCCCCGCGGCGACCCTCCCGGCGCCCGGCCGGTTTACATGAGGGGGAAGGAAGCCCGCCTGGAGCCGAGAAGACGCGCAGCAGGGGAAGGACTGCTccgaggagccgccgccgccgccgccggacCCCGCGCCCCGGTTAGTCCGCCGGGCCCCCCCTCCGCTGCGCCCAGCGGCCGAGACCCTGTCCCGTAATCTCCGGGCGATTTGGGAGAACCGGTTAAACACCTTCCatgggggagagaggagcccggccccccgccgcctgcaccttcccctccctgccggaggctgctcctctcctgaggtaaaaaaaatccctcctgccttccccgACACCAGGACTCTTGCGAGGGAGGGGGGACACCGCGGGGGGCACCCCACAGAGACCCGGGGCCTGGCGAGCCGAGCCTGCCTGCGCCgcccgcccctgccccgctggATGCCGAGtccctgaggaggaaaaacacacacacgcatatcCACTCGGCCTTTCAGCCAGGGGCTCGCTCGTCTGCAGGGAACCCACGTATCTGGGTGGAAGGAGGCGAGCCCCGCACCAGAAACCACCCTCCCAGCAGCAGTGAGAGCAAGAAaatctccttccccttcctcctgcacaACTCGCtgtcccctcccttcccttttcccgAACGCTGAATGCTGATTTCTGAGATGAAAATCTTCCTCTTCGGACAGCCAGGACTCATATGAAGGGCACGCAAATACTGGATCATAAATAAGAAGCGAGTCTGGCAAGCTCAGAAACCCAGCCCAAAAGGAGCAGCATCAAGAATCCACCCTTCTCCTGCACAACTCACTCCCCACCCAACACACATAGAATACTAATTTCCTGAGATAAGATCTTACCCCTTTAAACAACcacacacgcatacacacacacacagagtgtaTATTATTACTAAATATAATAGGTTAAACCCAGCAGCACGGGAAAAAGCCTCTTCTGCAACTCACTCCCCCTTTTCACCCTTCTGAATGCTGAGATCCTGAGGTAAATTTTTCCCTTGCTCACAGCAAAGACTCTTTTTGAACAGGACACAAATATATATTAGATTATAGAGATGTATTAAATTATTCCagatttaaatctattttttgcTGCCAAGGGGTCGGGGGACCAGACGTCAttgtatatttctttttttttttttttcttccctcttaaCTCATTTATGGGCGAGTCAAGgctgctgaggaggaaaaaaacaggataGTTAGAATCTCTTTATCCTTATTCCCCAGAAGCTTTTTCTCTCATTGCTGTGcatttcctttataaaaagGAAACCTCTTATGTTGTGAaccaaagatttatttttcccttcctcctggccaaaggaaggaagcagacaTAAATTGACACATTTAAATAGTTGAAGAGATCTATCTTTTGCAAAAAACAAGCATCTTTAtccaaatctgaaataaatagcGTGGAGGGAGAAACTGGAATATCTAGCTAAAACCAGGATACTTGCTAATCTTGCCTCAGAAGAGGACGAGGTAAACACTAAACATCAACTTGTTCTTACAGGGAGGATTCAAACCCTAAATATAATAAATGGGGGATTACGGGTTTGGAGTGTTAGTGCAAAACAACACTGGAAATAAGTCAGCTTTTCCAGTCAGATTTCATCCACATCTGCAGCCTCCACACCACCATCAAAATGCaacccccagccctgctgcttttataaataataacacAGCTGCCAATGGCAGTAGTGCTGGGTCAGCTTGGCTctttcctgctccagctgcccaTAATATTCAGGATGAGATTCTGGGGTCAGAAAAATCTAAAACTcagcaacaggaaaagcaagagtccctagaaaaacagcagctttccccTGGTCAAAGTCAGGAAGCAGGCATGCTCTCTGAACCTGAGAAAgctaaaactgaagaaaatcagGGCGATAATTCTTCAGAGAACGGcaatggaaaggagaaaataagaatagAATCGCCGGTGTTAACAGGATTTGATTATCAAGAGGCTTCGGGGCTAGGTACTTCGACACAGCCCTTGACATCCACTGCATCTTCTCTGACTGGTTTTAGTAACTGGTCTGCAGCTATAGCTCCTTCTTCTTCTACAATAATCAATGAAGATGCAAGTTTTTTTCACCAGGGAGGGGTCCCTACTGCCTCAGCTAATAATGGCGCTCTGCTGTTTCAGAATTTTCCACATCACGTCAGCCCTGGCTTTGGTGGTagcttttccccccaaattGGACCCCTCTCTCAACACCACCCTCATCACCCCCATTTTCAGCATCATCACAATCAGCATCAGCAACAGAGGAGGTCTCCTGCAAGTCCTCATCCACCTCCATTCACACatagaaatgctgcttttaatcAGTTGCCTCATTTGGCTAATAATCTTAACAAGCCACCTTCTCCATGGAGCAGCTACCAAAGTCCATCGCCTACACCATCTTCATGGAGCCCTGGTGGCGGTGGATACGGTGGGTGGGGTGGGTCCCAAGGTCGAGACCACCGCAGGGGACTGAACGGAGGGATAACACCCTTGAACTCCATCTCGCCCttaaagaagaattttgcaAGTAATCATATCCAGTTGCAGAAATACGCTCGACCCAGCTCAGCCTTTGCTCCCAAATCGTGGATGGAAGACAGTTTGAATAGAGCTgacaacatttttccttttcaggtgAGCATACTCTGTTATATC
This portion of the Gymnogyps californianus isolate 813 chromosome 14, ASM1813914v2, whole genome shotgun sequence genome encodes:
- the CPEB4 gene encoding cytoplasmic polyadenylation element-binding protein 4 isoform X2 → MGDYGFGVLVQNNTGNKSAFPVRFHPHLQPPHHHQNATPSPAAFINNNTAANGSSAGSAWLFPAPAAHNIQDEILGSEKSKTQQQEKQESLEKQQLSPGQSQEAGMLSEPEKAKTEENQGDNSSENGNGKEKIRIESPVLTGFDYQEASGLGTSTQPLTSTASSLTGFSNWSAAIAPSSSTIINEDASFFHQGGVPTASANNGALLFQNFPHHVSPGFGGSFSPQIGPLSQHHPHHPHFQHHHNQHQQQRRSPASPHPPPFTHRNAAFNQLPHLANNLNKPPSPWSSYQSPSPTPSSWSPGGGGYGGWGGSQGRDHRRGLNGGITPLNSISPLKKNFASNHIQLQKYARPSSAFAPKSWMEDSLNRADNIFPFQDRTRTFDMHSLENSLIDIMRAENDSLKARTYGRRRGQSSLFPMEDGFLDDGRGDQTLHSGLGSPHCFSHQNGERVERYSRKVFVGGLPPDIDEDEITASFRRFGPLIVDWPHKAESKSYFPPKGYAFLLFQDESSVQALIDACIEEDGKLYLCVSSPTIKDKPVQIRPWNLSDSDFVMDGSQPLDPRKTIFVGGVPRPLRAVELAMIMDRLYGGVCYAGIDTDPELKYPKGAGRVAFSNQQSYIAAISARFVQLQHGEIDKRVEVKPYVLDDQLCDECQGARCGGKFAPFFCANVTCLQYYCEYCWAAIHSRAGREFHKPLVKEGGDRPRHISFRWN
- the CPEB4 gene encoding cytoplasmic polyadenylation element-binding protein 4 isoform X1, with amino-acid sequence MGDYGFGVLVQNNTGNKSAFPVRFHPHLQPPHHHQNATPSPAAFINNNTAANGSSAGSAWLFPAPAAHNIQDEILGSEKSKTQQQEKQESLEKQQLSPGQSQEAGMLSEPEKAKTEENQGDNSSENGNGKEKIRIESPVLTGFDYQEASGLGTSTQPLTSTASSLTGFSNWSAAIAPSSSTIINEDASFFHQGGVPTASANNGALLFQNFPHHVSPGFGGSFSPQIGPLSQHHPHHPHFQHHHNQHQQQRRSPASPHPPPFTHRNAAFNQLPHLANNLNKPPSPWSSYQSPSPTPSSWSPGGGGYGGWGGSQGRDHRRGLNGGITPLNSISPLKKNFASNHIQLQKYARPSSAFAPKSWMEDSLNRADNIFPFQDRTRTFDMHSLENSLIDIMRAENDSLKGQSSLFPMEDGFLDDGRGDQTLHSGLGSPHCFSHQNGERVERYSRKVFVGGLPPDIDEDEITASFRRFGPLIVDWPHKAESKSYFPPKGYAFLLFQDESSVQALIDACIEEDGKLYLCVSSPTIKDKPVQIRPWNLSDSDFVMDGSQPLDPRKTIFVGGVPRPLRAVELAMIMDRLYGGVCYAGIDTDPELKYPKGAGRVAFSNQQSYIAAISARFVQLQHGEIDKRVEVKPYVLDDQLCDECQGARCGGKFAPFFCANVTCLQYYCEYCWAAIHSRAGREFHKPLVKEGGDRPRHISFRWN